The Lutibacter profundi region AAATTCAAATTGCGGAGGCCCTTTTGGTGCGGTTGTAGTTAAAAACAATGAGATTATTGCAGAAGGATATAATAGTGTAACATCTGTGAATGACCCAACAGCACATGCTGAAATTGTAGCCATTAGAAAAGCTTGTAAAAAGCTAGGAACATTTCAATTAGATGATTGTATAATTTATACTTCATGTGAACCTTGTCCTATGTGCTTAGGAGCTATTTATTGGGCAAGGCCTAAAGAGGTTTACTATGCTTGTACACGAGAAGATGCTGCAGCGATTGATTTTGATGACCAATTTATTTACAATGAGATTGGTAAAAATATTAATGATCGTCAAATTAAGTTTACTCAAATTCTACAAAATGAAGCATTGCAAGTTTTTGAGAATTGGAAATCAAAGACTGATAAAACAGAATATTAAATTTTTAGAAAATAGTTTCACTTAAAGCATAATAAATAGCCATTAATGCTGAGAAAATAGCACTTGCTAAAAAACGCCAGTTTAGTGGCATTTTATTTTGAATACTATAATTTGCAATAAATGAAATTGGAATATTTGCAAGAAATGACCAAAGTGCTATTTCTAGTAAATGGCTGTTAATAGCATTGAAATTTCCTGAAAATAATTTGATGAATAATAAGTGCCTTCCTATCCACAACGGATTAAAGTATGCAATTGCCAACCCTGTTTTAGCCAACGTTAGTTTTATACCTGAATATAACTTCGTTTTTTGTACTATCCAGTTAAAGTAATTAGGAATTTCAAATGCGTATAGCGTAGCACCAATAAATACCATACCCATGAAGCGACTCCAAGAAAATTCATTTAAAAATAGGGCCGCAATTGTGTCTCCTGCACTATAAATAATAGCACCTTTTAGAATGTTTGATTTGGTATAATGTAGTTTGATAATTGAAATGTTTTAAATAGTGATTATTCCTCGTACAATCCCATCAACACCTTTTCAGGTGTAAAAGGAGCATCAAATTTTAGTTGATAGTTAGGGTTGAATTCTTTTACTGCATTTTGAATGGCAAAATAAGCACCAATACCATACATTAATGGAGGTTCACCAACAGCTTTAGATTTGAATATGGCCTGCTCGTTTCCAAGAGTTTTAAGAGGGAGTACTTCAATTGTTTTTGGAGCAGAGAACACATCTGGAACTTTGTATGTAGATAATGCATTTGAAAGTAATTGCCCTTGTTCATTATAGGAAATTTCTTCTAAAGTCATCCAGCCAATTCCTTGTACCAAAGCACCTTCAACCTGACCTACATCAATACCAATATTCATGCTTTTCCCAAAATCATGTACAATTTTCACAGCATCAATTTCATAAGTACCTCTAAGGCAATCTACCGTAACAATAGTAATTGCCGTTCCATATACGTGATATGCAAAAGGATGTCCTTTTTCTTTGGATTTATCAAAATGAATAATAGGAGTTGCATAATGCGCATTTTCTGAAAGAGCAACACGTTCAAACATAGCCTGTTCAACCACTTTTTCCCAAGTGAGAGAAGTTTGCTGTTGGTTAGCATATATCATGTTATTTTTAAATTCAATAACATCCTTATCAACAGCTAATAGTGCAGATGCAACAGTTGTTAACCTGTCAATTAAAGAATTACATGCTTTTAAAACTGCTTTTCCATTTAAATCGGCTGTAGCACTTGCAGCTGTAGGAGAAGTGTTGGCAACTCTTGTTGTATTTGTAGTTTCCAATTTAACTTTAGAAGTGCTAATACCTAATGTTTCTGAAGCTACTTGTAGCATTTTTGTATTCACACTTTGTCCCATTTCAACAGCTCCTGTACTTACTCCAACACTACCATCTTGGTAAATATGAATTAAAGCTCTTGCATGGTTCATAGGTGTATTGGTAAATGAAATACCAAAAGTAATTGGCATAAAAGACAATCCTTTTTTGTATTGTGCATTTTTATTGTTGAAATTTACTATTTCTTCTTCTAATTTAGCTGAATTAAAGTTGCTTTTTGCAGATGTCCAGCTATTTTTAATTTCAACTTGCGTTGCTATTTGACCATACGAAAACTCATCATTTTCACTAAGTAAATTTAGCTCTTGAATTTTCTTTTTATTGACTCCTATTTCTTCAGCTGCTTTGGCAATTGCAGCTTCAATAACAAACATTCCTTGTGGTCCTCCAAAACCTCTAAAAGCTGTATTTGGCGGTAAATTTGTTTTACAGCTATGTACAGTTGTAGTTACATTGGGAATAAAGTAACTGTTGGTTGCGTGAAACAAGGTGCGCTCTGCAATTGCAGGTGATAAATCTGCTGCAGCTCCTGAATTTTGAAGAAATTCAACTTCAAAAGCTTGAATTTTCAACTCTTTAGACAATCCAATTTTAAAAGTAGATTCATACGGATGACGTTTCCCTGTCATACGTAAATCATCGTGGCGATTTAAAATGTATTTTACAGG contains the following coding sequences:
- a CDS encoding nucleoside deaminase gives rise to the protein MKEQHNKFIRRAVALANEGVNSNCGGPFGAVVVKNNEIIAEGYNSVTSVNDPTAHAEIVAIRKACKKLGTFQLDDCIIYTSCEPCPMCLGAIYWARPKEVYYACTREDAAAIDFDDQFIYNEIGKNINDRQIKFTQILQNEALQVFENWKSKTDKTEY
- a CDS encoding xanthine dehydrogenase molybdopterin binding subunit, producing MKNIDSFGHVRGESLFVDDITTLQGTLYGVTFDSPKAHGTIKNIDYSTAESLEGVVKIFTYKDILGENQIGGIIPDEPLWAEGEVHFIGQPIAFIVATSEAIAKKSRALITIEIDEKPVITTAKEAKEKGSFINAPRSFKLGNTTTSFSNCKYVIEGETFSNGQEHLYLETQGCYAIPMENGNIKITSSTQGPTSVQKTVAKVLGVSMHKIEVDVIRLGGGFGGKEDQATPWAVMAAVAVQNLKKPVKYILNRHDDLRMTGKRHPYESTFKIGLSKELKIQAFEVEFLQNSGAAADLSPAIAERTLFHATNSYFIPNVTTTVHSCKTNLPPNTAFRGFGGPQGMFVIEAAIAKAAEEIGVNKKKIQELNLLSENDEFSYGQIATQVEIKNSWTSAKSNFNSAKLEEEIVNFNNKNAQYKKGLSFMPITFGISFTNTPMNHARALIHIYQDGSVGVSTGAVEMGQSVNTKMLQVASETLGISTSKVKLETTNTTRVANTSPTAASATADLNGKAVLKACNSLIDRLTTVASALLAVDKDVIEFKNNMIYANQQQTSLTWEKVVEQAMFERVALSENAHYATPIIHFDKSKEKGHPFAYHVYGTAITIVTVDCLRGTYEIDAVKIVHDFGKSMNIGIDVGQVEGALVQGIGWMTLEEISYNEQGQLLSNALSTYKVPDVFSAPKTIEVLPLKTLGNEQAIFKSKAVGEPPLMYGIGAYFAIQNAVKEFNPNYQLKFDAPFTPEKVLMGLYEE